The Cuculus canorus isolate bCucCan1 chromosome 12, bCucCan1.pri, whole genome shotgun sequence DNA segment TTTACCTGTGGTAAACCTCACGCATCATTGTTGTGATGTCCCTTAGACTGTACCAGAGTTCAGACAGGCAACACTTGTCCCGTCCCAGGGAATCACAGACTCAATTAAAATAACCACTGTTGCTCTCAAGATTTACATATTAATCTCTCCTGAAATTCCtaatgggagagaaaaaaaaaaagaaagtaattttctgcagtatttgAGGTCAAGACCTTGTCATCACTGTAAGCTCTGCGTATCATAACCATAACCCTGGTCAATAGCTTCCTTGAATACAAAATTTGATTGAGATTCTATGCTAAAGCAGctattttcctgaagaaaaataggCTACTCAAAAAGCACACAATATAGTTCTAATACCCAGGCCCATATCTGGAGCACAGCTAACACAGAAATCCTCTTTCTGAACCCAGAAAATGTGCTTTGGAAGCCCACACGCGAGATGCTCACAACTAGAAACACAAGCACGCATAATTacaccatttttcttcttcccccaccCTTTCATATGTAGCAACAGTACCACTGTAAACTTATTCCATGTTCTCTACTCAAAATAGACGGTAACATACAAGAATTGCGAtacaattttctttattaaaaataatttacagcatCGGTAACATTTTATGCACAATCGTCATTGATTGACCTTAGGATATATCTATACAATACTTACTGAACTTAAAACTTACACTGTTCTGTTGGCTTTAAACAGCAGACATTGATTTGCAGTTGCTTAAATATGATTAATATACAGTTTTCATGTCTTTATACTCGTGTAAAATGTATAAACATCAACACTACCCCAAAGCTTTGTAgtttgggaggaggagggaggcaaaGGGGCACGAGGAGagaaaacatgtagaaaaattgaAACAAGTTCTTCCCCCAGATCAAACTGGAGAGGTCTAGGTTAAACACATCTAACACCAAGTCACTCTTCAAAAAGGTACAACTCCTCCTATGCGTTAAGGTACTAAAGAGGTCTACTTGAACAGCCCTGGTTTGTGTGTGACCACAGCAATCCTGACTGTGctgcatcccatccctgcccacagcGGGCAGTGTCACTCCTCCCAGCTAAACCTCACCGGATCCTGGCAATGTGTCCAAAGTTAAACGTCTTCCCTTCGCCCCTGGCCTGGGCATTACAGCGCTCGTTGCTGCATGAGAGAGGGGACAGGCACATTACCACGGATGTCAGGCAAGAgttctctgctgcagctccctatggggcaggaagCAGAAGGGTCCAGAGGCAGCGCTgctccccacagcacccactACACCCGAGGTGTGCAGAGCAGAAGGATAGGAGTCAGTCCACACTGCTCCCACAGACGCCGGTGATGGCTGCAGACAAACAGCAACCGTGCAGGCACAGCTCAAAACCTGCCCCTCGCTAAGACAGGACTGCGGCACAATTAAAGCAGTCGCTACAGTAATGCAACCCATCACATCTCTTAAACGAGGTGACTGGTTGTAGTGGTGTCAACCTGTGGGTAAGTTGCACCTCTTGAAATTGCACTTAACTTCACAACACTGCTTTACCTTGACATGGCTTGGATCACTGTTGTCTCCTGCAGCAATGGATGGGAGGCCGTGTTCTGTGCAAGCATTAGTTAGCAGTTACAGGAGTCTGAAACAGGCTGGCAGGTGTGGTTTTATTCATCATCTGCATGAGGCATCATTAGGTGCTAGCACTAAATTCCTATCTGCTCCCCAATCACATGCATTTTCTtcaactaaattaaaaatatacctttgagctggggaaaaaaaatagtgttagACAGCATACAGAAAACAAGATCTGCTCGGTAACACTGGATAAACTTAGCAGAAGCGTACCACGGCACAGAAACTCATTGAATAGAGTATTCAAAATGCGTTGATTTATCCCCCACATCAGCAGCAGGAGTCACCGGAATGGTTTTTATCTTTACTGAaggaaaaccacagcaaaactAGTGAAATACCAAAACAGATCCTACAGAACTGCAAACATTAGGAAGCTAtgtccaagaaaacaaaaaaagcgTAGAGAGTTATGCCAGTGAAGTCACATTGATTTGACATTTGAACTGTCAAAAGATTAACATATTGTAATGATATAAttatgtttggggttttaaaatcttttgttaAAGGAATGTCAGAAACACACTGTGTAAGATCCAAATGATGCTTCTGTTGGTTGGTAAGTCAGCAACCTTAGTGCCTggttaaaaactgaaattagcGTAAGTAAAGCTAACACAGTCCTCTGGAAGGCTCTGATAGTGAAGACAATCTTTATcaagagcaaaaaaaagtcttaaaagtaAAGCCTTGATAACAATAGGCAAATTATTGCAGTTTTGttctctaaaataaattaatctctcCATAAGCTGTGAGGGGTCTTGCAAAGCTTTTCAAGACACAGCACAGGAGCAGCCTGAAGCTGAGGACTCACTTGAATAAGTTAGAAGCTCTCAACGTTCAGTGAAGTGGCAAGAAGCAAGCGCATACGCTGCGCACCTTCTGTCACCATTAAATATGGAACTGGGGTTTTACCACCCCTGTGCCAACTACTACATTTAGAGAAGCTGCAATGGCGTTAAGACCTGGATTTGTTCAGTATTCTGGGATCCTCAGCAGGGGAATCCCATGTCTGTTTGGAAGAGTTGGCCAATAGCACATCAGAAAGCATTAAAAGGCAGCACTGCTACCTCAGCTGTTTAACATTGGACAAGCGTAATTTGCCAGACATAGCTTTCATTTAAAGCAGAGGAATTTAAACAGTCCTAATAAAGGTTTATAAAGATTTTAAGCTTAAAATACCAAGAAGAGGTACTTTACCTAATGATATCGCAGACAACATGATAAAAGCTTGTGTCATAAATGACAAACTGCATCGCTTGAAGCGGCCATGACAGACTTAAGTTGGAAGACACTACAGCCTGCCAAAAAGCTGGGATGCCACGCTTAACCTGCTTGAACAAAACCACTGTAAGCATTCTTCTAAACACAGAGATATTCCCCATGAAAAATTCACACTTCCAAGCACTCAATGTTTCGTAGCGTGAGTAGTTTTATATCTGGATCCAGATGAAACATAAGCTCACAGTAAAGGTAAGAAAGTCATGATCTATGATCCAGGATACCATGGGCCTCACATGAACTGCTTCTTCTTCAGCCCATAATTTAAAGAGCAAGAAATCCAAAACCGAGTATCTGTTTTAAATCTggatggaaatgaaaaaaaaagtgtttggcCTTTAACATTCCATGCCACGTCCTACCCTTAAACCAACATAGCGATACACAGATCTACAGGtggaaaaaacaagcagaaacaaCTGCAGAAAACCATCTTCCGTAATAATCTTCAGCACAATGTTTCTGATTTCGCATAGTTTATTTACAAAATGGTTTGATAAAACGTCCCCTCCATACTTGCAGCTCTCTGCCACAATACACATGTTGAATTTAGCAATGTTTAATAGCACCATtagaatattatttaaaatcagGAAGGACCTTGTTGCAGTTACAATGATTCACAATCTTTTACATCCATGGACGAAGTAACTTTGAGCACACGAGGACTGTTTGCAGTTCCACAGTACAGATTCCTGGGTTCACACAAGGCATTTTCAGAATTACCAGTTATGCAAGGTACCCATAGTCAGTAGCTACTACAAGAATCTTCGAGCTACGAAGTTTAGACTTCCACCATATTTGTATAAAGTGATCTCCACATCGTTTTCAAACAAGGCAATTGCGCTGAAGACTTTTCCAGTGCttgtcttcaaaacaaaagcagaacagagacaCCAATTAagagttttgctttcacttccCCTTGATTATTCTCAGTTAACATTCCAACCGCAAGTTTTGTTCAACACAAGCAAATTCAACCAGCTTATCTGCCACTGCAGATGTGAGGCACTGCTGGGAACAGAATGAAGCCTTATTTACCTACAGTTTGGATCCGTTTAGGAGCGTGCTATGTGCCTAGTGACAACAGAGAACACGCTTTCCCTAAGATGGCACTAGCTCTGTTACTGTGGGCACGTGGGTCATTTACACTCTTAACTGACAGACAAGACTCGATTCTGCCCTCATACAGTGCCCACAGAGGGAGGAAACAAAGCTCAGAACCACCAAGAATTCCAGGTTGCATAGAAAGCACGCGTTCTGTGTCCTTTGGAAAGCTTCAACAGTCATGATGAACTTCAGGCAAGACTAAACACTTACATGCAAAGAGAATTAAGCTTTGGGTTTTACTGCTTTCAGTCACCAGgattaaacttttctttctgcactttCAATCGTCAGCACATTGaatagagaaattaaaaaagtattGCAAAGATACCTTAATATCCAGAGTCATTCCAGGCGCCAGCTCTGGAGGGAACAATATAGAAAATTGCTCTCTGCCAGTGAGACCCAAAGTGCTTGGATTTTCCCCAGGAAGAAACTGGAGTGGAGCGATGCCAATTCCAATCAACTGGCTTTTATGAACCTTCTCGTAGCTTTCAGCTAGGACAGCTTTAACACCCTGCAAAAATACAAGCGATTTTGTACTTCAGTATTGTAGCCAACGTGAAATGCAaaagtttgctttaaatatGTATTATGTTCACAGTCAATCCCAAAAGAAGAGTTGGAAGGGTACTTTGCATGAGTCCCGTAAGCAAGCAGGTAACATCTTTTGTATGTAGGTAACAGCTAGACGACAGCAAATAAGCTGGAGCAGGCCCAAACACTACGAGAAGGAATTTGACAGCAGTCAGCGACCATGTTGTAGTTAGCAGGCAGGAAATCCCAGACCAAATGCAGTCGCTTCCATTATTCACGTGGAGTAAACGGCTGACCCGGCACATATTCTGAACATTAGTAGAAATCAGTCTCCAATAGCAGATCCTTAATAACCCACAGAGACCAAACAGAGGTCAGCACTAGATAAATGTCCAATTTACCTCCAAGTCTGAAGGCCGGGATGGCAAGTTAGCATCAGGAAATTCATATGTATCCCAACTAGTGATTTTATTCTATGAAGATTCTTGCAAAGAAATTATTGAgaagtctttaaaaacaaaatgtggTGTTATTCTCAAGATGGAGGACAGTTTCTAAACACAGTCATGTCCCAAACTAAACAATGTGGTTTTAGgtatttccacaaaaaaagagaCACACCCCAACCCCAGAAAAACCAGCAGTACCAGTAAAAAGGGTCCTTTTGCAGCCCAGTCTCTGGAGCTTCCCAGTCCATACTTCTTTCCTGCTAGAATAATTACAGGGATGCCTTCTTTCTGGTACAAGTCCGCCGCTTCATACACATCTAGCTGTGGATAACAAAGTGAAAATAGTTTGAGTGACTTCTAAATCTACATCACGATTTCAGAGTAGTCTtgcaaacaaatacatttttaccgTTTGTCCTGAAGGGAAGTGAATTGTTTTTGGAGCTGGTTTGCCTATGAACTTATTCAGAAGCTTGATATTTGCAAAGGTACCTCTTGTCATCACAGCATCATTACCCCTTCGAGCCCCGTAAGAGTTGAATTCACGAGGTGTAAGTctataataaaaagaatatttaattaagAGGGAATGGGTAATTAAAGACTATCCAGTGTAAAATGATATTatgatttttataataattataataatacaATGCAGAGGTAAGGTCAGAGCACTGATCACATCCGTATATAACGCTGGGCTTTGGGTTTTTGTTATGTTTGTCTCTAGAGCTTCTGACTTGTTCTGTGCATCTGTCTGCCTGTTCTTGAGGCCAGCGACAGTAAGTGAGCAACCTCACATTAACAGATCAGTCACCAATTTATAAACCAGCAGACTCGTTTTGCGCTGACGTGCACTCAGCAGCAGACGTTACTGTAACGGCAGCAATGAGTGAATGTTTTACAGGGACTGCAAGACAGTCGATTGCTTATAAATGCCAGTAGCAGTTACTATTTTGCTTATCCACCTCTAATCTCCACTTTCTGCAGAGAGACATCTCTAAAGGACAGCAACAGCGCTGATCAATTATTTGGCAAGTGAGGCAGATCTCAGATATAACTGGAGCTGCTTAACACGAGATGTCCTTACCCTTTGTTGGTCAGATATTTGGCAGCAGCGCTGCTCCTCGCAATGCTTCCAGCAGGAGAGATGTGATCTGTAGTTACAGAATCTCCCAGATAGAGCAGGACATGGGCGTTTTCAATCGGCCGTGGTGAAACCGGTTCTTTGGCctaaaagagaagaggaagggggtaagagggaaaacaacaacaaacatgTTATTCTTCCAATATCCTTACAGACCTAAAATGTATCTGCAATACACGATGGCACACTGAGGTAACAGGCCTCACTCATTCCAGAGATTAAACTACTATGTAAAAGATTGAGAAATATGAGGCATAATCAGGTTCATTACTTAACTATTGAAGTTTTACTGGAATAGCTGTTCCTTTACTTAAAGGCAATGCAAATAATCTGGGAAATAGATCCCACATACTTACAAATTTATCAAAAAAGGAGGGACATCTGATGTAAGTAGATTTTAAATCCCAGGGAAATAAAGTTGACTCAGGTGCTTCCAATAAATTccatcttttgtttcctttctacaaaaaaaagagttaaaaaaataacagagaaactGGATTACCATCTCTTTACATTCTGAAACCAAAGACTTGCTGctgatttccttttaatttctattaTACACAAGTTACCTTATTGGATATTACTTAAGAATCATTAATACAAGTGTCCATCTCAGTTAAGTCCTTCTTTACAGCAATGGAAATAGCTGACAAACCAAATCATGTTCAGCTGGAAGGTATTGGAAAGCTACAATGAAATGCAGTCTTTAAGTTAAGAACAAAAAGCCGTTCTCAcctccattttttctttcagctcctTAAACATAGATGATATCACACACTCTTCCTCCACTGCGTGAAGTTCTTTTCGGGTGGGCCAAATATCTCGCAAGTAAATACTTCTCCCATCAAAGCCAGTGCCTGagtaagattttaaaaagaacagttatttttaaaaatgaaatactagACTTTATATCAGaacataaatatgtatatattcagGTCTTCAGAGATACCAGACACGCAAATAATTTAATCTATAAAAATTACTTCCATTGCTTTACTTTAGCTATGAGAAATAGCAAACACAACTGTGCTTTCTCTTCAAATATCCTGGTGGTGTAAcgttgtggtttgagctaaagtagaatcagttttctaacttcagctaaaaTGCACATCAGTAAGACTTTTGTACATAGCTTTAGATGCAGAAATAGAAGACGTAAGGAAATGCTTACCCAACGGCTCTGTCTCGAAGTCTATTCTAACAGTGCCTGCAATGGCATAAGCAACTACTAGTGGTGGAGAAGCAAGGTAGTTGGCCCGGACACAGTCACAGAGACGTCCTTCGAAGTTCTTGGTTCCAGACAATACTCCACAGGCAATTATATCCCCCTGAAAGGCAGACCCATTATATTTTTCGAGGCCTTTGTGGTACTTCAACAGTTTGTGCTATTTTTATGCATTCCACTTCAAATATTTACTCTAACATTtcaatttaaaggcattttgtTCTCTCCTGctaccttcctcctcctcctccttttccctacTGACCCTCTAATGgcttctccagtcccttcaggGAACTCCTCTACCAACtcatttcttatattttccttctgctacacaggagaaaaaatactGCAGCTGTTTAGACAGTGCTGGTTAAAGTCGTTCAAGGACGTCACTCTTTAAAACCCTCCTCTTCACTTACAATACCAAATCTACACAATGCATCCTCCGTAAGATTAGATCCTCTggatttatgttttaatttacatCTGTACAGTCTCCCTCCAACATGCAAACATGCAAAACCATCATGCAAAGTCCAAATCAGTCAAGTATATTTTACACAAATTACTGTAGCTTTTGATTGCTTAACCAGGTGACAACTATTTCTGTATCCAACAAGCCTTAGCGCCTTACCTGTTTTATGGCATTCCTGATGGCTTCCGGCAAGGGGGCAGTGTTCCCAACACAGGTGGAACACCCGTAACCAATGACCTCAAACCTGtgttagacaaaaaaaatcaatcaagtGGCACATGAAACAACCACAAGCAATTTGTTagcaaaacagctttttgttttattagctATCACCGAGGTCTTTTTCCATTCCCTTTGACAACAAGACCTTTTAGGATGTGGACAACAGATACTGAATCTCACTGGCGTAAGCAGGACAATATAGAGTATCATTTTTGTAATTAAGTCACATTAACTATCTCAAGATGTTGTTACTTCCATAGGTAACGGCACAGCAAAGGCGGTAGCATCcctcacagagcagagctgggcacTGCTACAGAATTATGAACACAATCTAATTGTTATTGCTACAGAGCATCCCAAACACATGCTCAGCAACTCAACACATCAGCAATGTTAAGAAAAGACCAGCACAGACTGGCTTGACAAATTCACATCCAGCTTCCACTTTAAAAATGATAAGTGCATCCTGTCACGTAAGATGCAATTAAGTAGATTGCTGCGGAAAAACCAGAGCTCGGAGGAGGCAGAGATCTACACATACTAAGTTGCAAGGTGGGAATAAAATGCAGCAAACCACAACTTTAAGTAAGCAAGTGACTAAAATGACAACCTAGCAAGCTGAGAACTAACCAACCAAGCCAAAATGAACTGCGACAATATTTATCAACCTGCATAAAACCCGTGTGCACCGTTTGCCTGAAACAACAAAGTAGGAGTCACAACCTACCCAAGCTTACTGAGGTACGGCAATACTCCACTTGAACTGAGGTAATGTGTCACCATTCCGCTGCCTGGTGACAAACTTGTTCTTATGTAGGGCTTAACCACTAGGCCAGCTTCAACAGCTTTTTTGGCCAGGAGTCCtatgaaaacaggaagagagagacagcTTATGTTCTGTATATCCCTTAAAAGAACACGCATATGATGGTACCTTTGTTAAATTAAGCATAAAcaccaaaaacaaaaccagagaatgAGTATACCTTCAGTTTATTAAATTATTCAAGCAACTacttgcctttccttctctcataACAATATCATTCAGGTTTTTGTTCCTACTCCTATAACACAGAtgaccattttcttttctataagaaaaatctttcctatGTTCTAGCTGACAGTGCAAATCCATTCATTCTTCCAACACAGACCACAGAGCCCCAAAAGGAAGCTTGCATCTGTCCACAGAGGAcctcaaaagaagaaagtgaggTCTAAGAGGATTAACCGATACTCCTAACTGGTGGCTAAGGCACAGAACAACTGTTAAGTCATAgggattttctttcctgactctGCAGCCAACTACAGCTCATCAAGGATGAAGTCAAAGCTCGCACCCACCTCCTGTGTCACAAACAGCCCCAGAACTGGCTCCCAGCTGAAATACTACCAAATTAAGTATTTTGTAATTACCATCATTAATACCGCTTTATGACACAAATTTTGAGATTGTGTTATCAAAAAGTAACACTCAGTGTATATTTCCAGAACACGCCACAAGTTTAAGGCTAAACCTTTAGGTCAGGTCATTACAAAAGAACCTATAAAAGTGAAGGCAAAGGCTGTGTATACACGGGAGCACCGTTAGGATCAATTTAGTTGTCACTAGTCACAACATACCTGCAGCAAGCATAACAGATGGATTACAGTTATTTGTACAGCTGATGACTGCAGCAATGACAATGCAGCCGTGAGATAGCTTGTATTCGTTTCCTTCATACTGAACAGGTACAATGTCattctgtttctcagctgcAATCTGAAACCCTTTAACACCAGACTGGATGACAAGAATACATGTTAGCAGTTATTATAGCACAGAAAATATGACATTACAGCAAGACCAAGtcaactttcattttaaaataacacttaGCTGTCCCATTAGGCACCCTTCAGCAGATTTGAAAAGCAGCCCTCTGTCCATACCTCTCTCTATATTTACAGTggtctcattctttttttttctcattatttctttactttgcaACAACTGTGAACAAATTCCAGCCAAAAAGTGCTTTCATTTCCTGCTGCGGAAAGAACAATCCCTTACAAGTACGCATCTAATTCTATGCAATACTTGTTTCTGAATTAGAAGCATATCAAAGATATTAGCTAGAGAGGAAGCAGACTGTGTCTGTTAACAGTTCATACCCTCCAGCTCTTCCACACAGTCATCCTCCAGAGGCCCCTTTCAACatcaaccattctgtgatccatAACTAGACACAATTTCTCTCTCCAGCACAACCAATCATTCCCTATTATACACCTCAATACAAACCAGCGTCCAAGTTTCTACTACTCTTGCCATTCTTCAACTGTACTATTAACACTAAAAATTAAGACGCATTCCCATATTAGCTACATTTTCAGATACCTATGCATATTCCTAACCAGAAGTATCACCTTCAGAGTAAAAATATTCGCATGTGAAGTCAAGTTAAACTGCAAACAGTTCGTACAAACCTTTTCATTTAAGCAGGCTTGGAAGTCACTTTTCATGTTATTAACAGCCACACGATCTTGGGACCTCTTGGGGCCACTGACATATGGAACTATAGAACTTAGACTAATTTGCACTacctaaaaagaaataagaaaaagcatgcATTACCAATCCCAGCCCAACATGACATTTAATGTCCTCGAGACATCCAGGACctcttattttaaatctgaacaTTCTGAGACATTTCAAGTCTGGGCTTTCGTTTTCCAGACTGCCCACTGTAAAAGGTTACCCATCTTATTCAAAGTGTTTTAATGTTATCCCCAACTTTTCTATCACCCCCAGAACTTACCTGATCTCTCAGAAGCAACAGGAATTCCGTATCTGTTAGCTGACATGAACAT contains these protein-coding regions:
- the IREB2 gene encoding iron-responsive element-binding protein 2, producing the protein MDPVRTGSPYQPVIEALGNYRQKKFYNVSKLGGAKYDTLPYSIRVLFESSIRNCDGFLVKETDAMNILDWKTKQNNVEVPFCPARVVLQDFTGIPAMVDFAAMREAVRNAGGDPVKVNPACPTDLTVDHSLQIDFSKCAIQNAPNPGGGDSQKPLAKLSPLKGQSRKPPCRGQTGCKGPCSAGDASRSSGQFTAQIENTPLLCPFHLQPVPEPETVLKNQEMEFGRNRERLQFFKWSSKVFKNVSIIPPETGMAHQVNLEYLSRVVFEVKDFLYPDSVVGTDSHTTMVNGLGILGWGVGGIETEAVMLGMPVTLTLPEVVGCELTGTASPLATSIDIVLSITKQLRQADVAGKFVEFFGSGVSQLSVADRTTIANMSPEYGAILSFFPVDNVTLNHLKHTGFDKAKLEVMEAYLKAVKLFRHDESSSREPEYSQVVQISLSSIVPYVSGPKRSQDRVAVNNMKSDFQACLNEKSGVKGFQIAAEKQNDIVPVQYEGNEYKLSHGCIVIAAVISCTNNCNPSVMLAAGLLAKKAVEAGLVVKPYIRTSLSPGSGMVTHYLSSSGVLPYLSKLGFEVIGYGCSTCVGNTAPLPEAIRNAIKQGDIIACGVLSGTKNFEGRLCDCVRANYLASPPLVVAYAIAGTVRIDFETEPLGTGFDGRSIYLRDIWPTRKELHAVEEECVISSMFKELKEKMEKGNKRWNLLEAPESTLFPWDLKSTYIRCPSFFDKFAKEPVSPRPIENAHVLLYLGDSVTTDHISPAGSIARSSAAAKYLTNKGLTPREFNSYGARRGNDAVMTRGTFANIKLLNKFIGKPAPKTIHFPSGQTLDVYEAADLYQKEGIPVIILAGKKYGLGSSRDWAAKGPFLLGVKAVLAESYEKVHKSQLIGIGIAPLQFLPGENPSTLGLTGREQFSILFPPELAPGMTLDIKTSTGKVFSAIALFENDVEITLYKYGGSLNFVARRFL